GCACGTAGCCCAGGATGCGGCTGAGGAGGGTGTTTGCGCCGACTACCGAGGCGGAGCGCAGGATCTCCCGCTCACCGGCCATCGGGCAATTTCAGGCGCGCCAGGTACCGGAGCGCCTCGAGGTAGCTTCCCGCCCCCTTTCCCATGATCTGCTTCCGGCACGCGGGCGCGACGACCGAGCGCCGCCGCCACGCCTCGCGCTTGCGGATGTCCGACAGGTGCACCTCGACGGCGGGGAGGTTCACGCCGGCGACGGCGTCGTGCAGCGCGTAGGAGTAGTGGGTGTAGGCGCCGGGGTTGATGACCACGGCCTGCGCCCAGCGGCGGTTTTTATGAAGGCAATCGATGAGCGCGCCCTCGCCGTTTGACTGGACGATGCGCACGGTGAGCTTCAGGCGCTTCGCCTCGGCGCGGATCAGCCGGTTGAGCTTGGCGAGCGTCATCGTGCCGTAAATCTCCGGCTCGCGCTCGCCGAGGAGGTTCAGGTTGGGGCCGTGGAGGACGAGGACGCGCCTGACGTTCATGACGGCAATCCCACGTCGTGGAACGCGCGGCGAAGCTCCGCGCGGGTGACGTCGCTTACGCGCACGGGTTTCCCGAGGCCCTTGAGCAGGACGAACACGTTCTTCGCGCCGCGCACCTTCTTGTCGTAGCGCAGGTGTTTGAATATGTCCGCAAAATGCAGCCGCCGTGGGCACGGGGGCGGCGAGAATTTCCCAAGGAGCGCCGCGGCCTCCTCGTGCTCTTTCGCCGAGAGGAGCCCGCGCGCGCGGGAGAGCGCGACCGCCGCGCGCATGCCCCACACGACGGCCTCGCCGTGCAGGAGGTGCCGATAATTTGTGGCCGACTCGAGCGCGTGGGCGG
The DNA window shown above is from Acidobacteriota bacterium and carries:
- the aroQ gene encoding type II 3-dehydroquinate dehydratase, whose product is MNVRRVLVLHGPNLNLLGEREPEIYGTMTLAKLNRLIRAEAKRLKLTVRIVQSNGEGALIDCLHKNRRWAQAVVINPGAYTHYSYALHDAVAGVNLPAVEVHLSDIRKREAWRRRSVVAPACRKQIMGKGAGSYLEALRYLARLKLPDGR